A region of the Rhinoderma darwinii isolate aRhiDar2 chromosome 12 unlocalized genomic scaffold, aRhiDar2.hap1 SUPER_12_unloc_3, whole genome shotgun sequence genome:
agtctccccttaaaatgtaaaaaggactcgtctattgctatgttcttttcgggggtgtacacttcctgaaatttggtgcagaaataatcaatcattggcctgatcttgaataggcggtcgtatgtggggtcatcacggggcgggcactgtgcattatccttataatacaaaaatgtcagaattatttcaaaacgtgcccgggtcattgccatgcggtataatggggtgctgtataaactgtccgcactccagtattgcctaatcgctggcttttttactaggcccatatgtaggacaaggccccaaaatttaataatctccgctgcctctatgggggtccacctagcaaatgatgacgtggggttttgggctaaaaattgccgggcgtataaatttgtctgggctgccattaaattaacaaaatcctcagagaaaaagagcttgaaatagtccatttctgtgaggcctacagtctctaaccgaattcctgagctccctgtgaaatccggaatgtgaggctcataattatcagggggtgggttccacagggtatcactcatttgtgggtttgcctcagctgatgtcctggggcgtctttgcgggggttcctcatcactggatgaggatgatgatgatgaggaggtcaataggaatggggcaatttcctcttctcccgcgctggctgattcagtgtcaggaccaggatggcgGATGCCTCTTCTGCTGAATAGACCCATTGAGATgaatgggacatttttattaggggggtatgtagtgcttcaacacgtgtaatactccatttatatttatagaggtggttgtgtatgttgtgcttttacacgtgtatatgacatttataggaaaacaaaaagaactataagaaaaatttaggagaaagaaattgaCTGCACGTTCATTATAGAACTGTGAAAAAacttgagctacaactgtgtcgctgcgctatcaaaaatgtagtgaccGAACTTCAGTTACAAAAAAGCTGAATGTCCGTCAGTAAACAGACGCTGACGAGAAGCTGTAGATTTACTCAAACTGTATAAATAACatatagctataacttctgctatatatttattttacaaaacggacatcagtaaacgtccgctactctaacgccctaacgctaccctgcgtaaacaaatgaccactgaggctgattattagactcagcactcagtggccccaGGGCGCAcccaaaaaaaaaggtgcagtaaaaaaaaggccacaaaataaaaaccctgCACCTATAATTGATCCGATCAGTGAtgacggtcactgatcagcgctcagcggcACAGGAAGCACACAGTAAATTGGTGCGGgtagaaaaagatgaaaaaaacgtAGCGTCAAAAAAAATGACCACAGATGCTGatgagtgatggcggtcactgatcagcactcagtggccgcaggatgcacacagggaggtgcaaaaaataaaaaaaagtcctgtgccaaatattggcggtcagtgatggtggtcactgatccaCACTCAGCGGCCACAGGACGTaacaagggaaagagggggagggggaagggtacagggataagaagtttaggaaaaaaacaagtgctgctaaaaaaaataaatcagcagcagcacagatgatgatgacgaaggttcactctgcagcaggaagcagtcagatgaagacgtcacagcaggatggcagcacagaaggcctcagattcggtaagtatggctcacagatggtcacaccagctctgctcaccgttcctaaccggaatgaggtgggcagagctggtggagggtgtttcaaacactcgccatggctgcgattggtcaatCGGTGCAGACCAACCAATCGTAGCGATCGGGGGGATGGCATCCCAGCCACCTCGTCATCGCTACATGGCAGGGACTGGTGCTGTCCTaggcagcaccaatcaccaccatatcactgtgccctgtggcacagtgattggtgaaagccgcaaacggccgcaattggccgctctgaattgaccggccaattgCAGCGATCGCCGATGAGGGGCGGTTGAGCCACCCCCCTAGCCCTCGCGTAAAGATggtctgctgttatgaacagcagccatctttactttgtaacttttattttttccactgtaaccccttcttcatttggcgtatggatacggcaatttgcgggaagtcatggctttccatgacgtatctatacggcaaatgtcgggaaggggttaaaccactagccgtgatcatataagctacagtggcatcaccacgggtatgctaaagcaccacgcctcCCAGGGTCcgtcccttagagaagcccatggatttttaattgacatatttttttaaatgctcactatacccctactatacccctagataaattccttgaggggtgtagtttcccaaatggagtcacttttggggggtttccactgttttggccactcaggggctttgcaaatgtgacatggcctctgcaaaccattccagctaaatttgaactccaaatggcgctctttcccttctgaaccctgccgtgtgtccaaacagccgtttatgaccacgtgtgcccctgaacactagactctggatattatatatataccactgaacACCAGACTCtgcatactatatgtaccactgaccaccagactatggatactatatgtaccactgaccactagactctggatactatatataccactgaccactagactctggatactatatataccactgaccacaagactctggatactaaatgtacgactgaccaccagactctggatactatatgtaccactgaccaccagactctggatactatatgtaccactgaccactagactctggatactatatataccactgaccacaagactctggatactaaatgtacgactgaccaccagactctggatactatatataccactgaccaccagactctgaatACTATATTTactcactggccaccagactgtggatactatatgtaccactgaccactagactctggatactatatgtaccactgaccaccagactctggatactatatgtaccactgaccactagactctggatactatatataccactgaccacaagaCTCTGGATACTGAATGTacgactgaccaccagactctggatactatatataccactgaccaccagactctgaatACTATATTTactcactggccaccagactgtggatactatatgtaccactgaccactagtctctggatattatatgtaccactgactactGGAAACCACATGTAAGTGGATAAGGGTTAGTTCACCACCACTGGATTAGGGATCGGAGGCGGCTGTATGACAATATGGACTAGTGATGAGGCCGGTCAGAGTTTGTGTTTAGTCAGTATTCACCTTAGTCGGCAGAGTCACAGGTGGAGTGAAACTcgtgggatgatgggggtgatggacGGCACATTGAGAGGCGTCATCCTCATGTTCCATTGGTGTCAGTGCTGCAGGTTTCTTCCAGCGACATAACATATATGATCCCCGTATGGTAAGTTCTTTCTTACGTTTTttcctatatgacattttatggcctgtcacataaaggtgaggtacccaccagggccgtatttaccattagatacctgcgggcaccagatcactgtagtactaccggtaatgaatcctcttcctgtgtgttttccgattttatgtaactaaagcttaatcgctgtataaatgaaaagttctacaacttcctaatctactttatgtttcttagctgagagcaggactagcgatgtacaggttcactgcatctgaatgtgagcaagagtgtcctcattcactgacagcaaacagatcttgaaaatggtgagtaattgaaacataaatgatattataaagttgtagaacttctcatgtatacaggaataaagtatttattatatgggggcatggctgtaaatatgcccccggatatgacgactccttgtatagaccagtcctattggatctctcggtgtggacgtctctgcaggggatttttcttcttcatgaatgttgatctctggtgtgaaggatctggtaacaggagcatccatgaggtgagggccctgactgtagggggcagcattgtagccgatcctccatcctccactgtgccccattcagtgtatcccgtttagataatcctccacaatctaaatagcctgtacttcagctctctcctgcactgatacattgtaacaaactctcacttatcattatataaccaataaagctgttttctggtttggaaaccccattttcaaatgccctattagggaattttggggTAATCGTGTGGGTTCCCCCGTTCAGGACCCTGATTAATTATCCAGAATGGAGAGGGGCTACAAACATCATCTCCTGCTCAGGAggaccatcacatccatgtattacatgcacagcccggtgattatagaactgtgtaatactttaattcccctttagagatgctgtagggaaattaaactcttgcagcaagttcccccacagattactggacccctctagcaaaacggtattttaaaaaccggacaacccctgtaaggctctgttcacaccacatttgggctttaaatctgacatatacctttaaagtgtagctaaacgtttgacaaacttctgacatgtcatagtgacatagtgacacgtcagaagattggattggtgggggtccgagcactgagacccccaccaatcactagaatgaagcagctgaagcccccgtgtgagcgctcagtcgctttgtgtttgttcggctttttccagaaataaatgtatcggtgaacggactcaatagaaagtctatgagccgatacatttttccggaaaaagctgaacagacaggaagcggctgagcgctcacacgagaccttcagctgcttcgttctagtgattggtgggggtctcagagctcggacaacatttactacacagaagtccaatgggaataaaaacaagcacaaagatgtagggggtaaaaggaaagttttatttacagataagggaaggttatattttattattaggagattattctagaagtattaagactactattattatatactgtgtatatgtatgtgtcatctatttatctattatactaaacctatctaaaggccgtgttgatccagaggaaggcgaaaaccccctgtgaggaatgagccaattgtcctcatattaggggggaaaattccttcctgaccccaaatatggcggtcggcataaatcccaggatcaaaggctgaaGTGTAACGTGTAATATGGGGAAAGACTAGGGGAAAATTATTCattctttatattattatttttaatgaactgctgtatttatttatgtgtaaactataaattgtattaaattaagattttttttaaattattttctatatttatattatgtcacttatgtgtgttactacttattactctatcatcctaaacctatttaaggccgtgttgatcaagaggaaggcgaaaaccccctgtgaggaatgagccaattgtcctcatattaaggggggaaaattccttcctgaccccaaatatggcgatcagaataatcccaggatcaaaggctaaagtctaatctaaatgtactatgtgtctatatgcgggtgtctatacttatcatgtagtgtggtgtctatacttattatatagtggggtgatgtgagtgatgtgggtgatgtgggtgcattacttacctggcctgtgctgaggtgagatcaggtataatggccgctccggccccaggactacaacatgcggctattattcctgatctccccagatggaaactaagcacaggccgctcctggggggtgtagaggatcttcaggctggagtgatgtcagatgcctgcccgggattggaggatggcaagtcaaggctctggtgcagcagcaagatggcagaggtgtggcatgaagatggtaaggagagagatgatggtctGGGCAGCCGAGGTAACATACAGCAGCAGAGACTTGAGGCGCGGGTCAGGAGGCATGAAGTTCTGGGCCCTTGTCCTGAGATCTTATTGGTTCCAGCTTGGTGACATGAAGCTGAACCCGGCCAAGGGGTGAAGGGCTTTGTTATTCTCTGGCCACTTCAGATGTTGGTTCTCCAGAACGGGCACAAATGGTGTAAATGGTGGCtgtgccctcctctcctgcagttcctcccagccgatggtggagaagaatggatgctctctgatgttcccgcacacaccgaggcgcctcttagaatttttacggaccagtctcttggtcagatgtttcacgtcaggattaagccaagttggaaatttaggcttcgcggtggtgatggctttgatagccatttgcctgacggggccgttgtaaaatggggagcgtcctgctgccatcctggacaccacaatccccaggctccaccagtcaactgcggtgccgtatttttttctaagaagcacctcgggggccatgtaatgcaacgttcccgtcactccacggatcttattggaggcggtgacgccatcttgggccaatcccaggtcgatgatacggacgtggccatctgcatccaacattatattctccggctttagatctctgcaaagaaatAAGACGAGAGAATGACAAATCCGCCCAGTGATCCAGGAGACGGGGGATGGGTCATTTCACCACCAAGCAGAATAGCCATTCAGgagtgtaggaaagctgggtgcactgtttccagcatgtaaaggagaatgaaagaagggggaagttctgcttaccggtggacgatgttgtgtccatggaggaactggaggccacatatcatctctgctgtgtaaaatctgatggggagaacagagcggagtctcaatgtcatgaaatcttcctctatcaattccctaatatcatgttatgatggagtgtgtgcggtctctagcagagaggaggcgctgattatggcagcctgtattctgcattctctgtattatccttcatctgacctcccccctcatcttttcttctttccacccccctcagtctcctgattatttactcgccttacgttgccgatgttcaagcagccgcacat
Encoded here:
- the LOC142698155 gene encoding protein kinase C delta type-like, with translation MICGLQFLHGHNIVHRDLKPENIMLDADGHVRIIDLGLAQDGVTASNKIRGVTGTLHYMAPEVLLRKKYGTAVDWWSLGIVVSRMAAGRSPFYNGPVRQMAIKAITTAKPKFPTWLNPDVKHLTKRLVRKNSKRRLGVCGNIREHPFFSTIGWEELQERRAQPPFTPFVPVLENQHLKWPENNKALHPLAGFSFMSPSWNQ